Below is a genomic region from Fusarium oxysporum Fo47 chromosome VIII, complete sequence.
TCGCAGTCTTTGCCTTCATTACACTCGTAGAAAGCGTAAGACTCGTCACGTGGCCAGACACGGCAAGAGCGACTGAGTTCATTGAGAGCCGAGACCCATCGGGAGATTGACCGTGGTTAACCACAGATGCGCCCATTGAGGGAGCTCCCAGCCCTGGCTTCACATCCTTGCGCTTGTGCTCAACAGCCATGTTTGGATTCGGCGACTTGACGGAAATTGTCCTGCCTCTGTAAAGCTTATCATCATTTCTGCCATCTTGAGGCTGACATCAAACAAGGAAATCCGCGGAGGACCGATGTTTGATCACGAGCCAAGCCAGCAGCGTAGAACTTCGATCGCCTCGAgttcaagctcaacgacaTCCCCATTCCTCAGAATAGCGCCGTTAGATCCGTTAATAATAAACTGTCTCTTAAAATATCATAATAAGGGAGTAAAGGAGATATTTTAAAGTAAACCCCTTGGTAAGATTTATGTTAAGATAAGGATATAAGTCAAATTCAAAAGAGCGTTAGTTAGTACTTGTCTGCTATCTTAAACGAGGGAAAGCCCCGtcttataagtatatagATCATAAACACGCATTCTGGCCTCGCCACATAGTAAATATAGAGTAAACCCATTTCGAGTACCATTTGCAACACCCCTTCAACATCTCATCAATTCGGGAGCTTCTCACCATTCGTTCTCATTTCAGGCGATGCAAAAGGGACCTTACTATTCATCTTTCCCAGTTGGGGATTAATATAAGATACCAAGCGTAAGTCTCCCCCACGTTGTATAGAGCAGCCAATATAGGTGTGAACACCAAGGCCGCCAGCAAGGGCCTTTGTATCACTAGAAAGAGTGAGCTGCATTCAATATAATGATAAAAGTGCCTTGACTTACAACAAATTTCCCAGGCATCTGGAATATGACTCGGCACTCACTGGCGCTGTTCGAAGATCTTGCCGCTGTCCGACCTGTTCCGTTAAGAACTCCTTCAAGACCTTGATGATTTGCTGATCATTCTTTGCGTAGTGTCGTACAGGAATATAAATCTTGACTTTTGGGGTTTCTGCATTCATGCGAAACTCGACGTTGTAGAGAATACCGGCTGTTCTGTGGTCTTTGTAAGGGAGAGGGATATCATCAGGCTTATTATGCATGCCCGTTAAAGCATCCCAAAGCCGCGTCAGCCTCTTCATACCCGTCTCAAATTCGGGGCCTTGTATTCGGCCCCCTAGGGACATAGTCTCCTTGACGGAGCCAAAGTCTGTCCTTCTCTCCCGAAAGTAGATCTTAAGCCTGGCCTTTTCTAAAGGAACTAGGTCTAAAGCCAACATGTCTATTTCGGGCTCCAAGCCTGGATGCTGGTATACAAAGTCGATGTAAATGTGTAAGGGAATCTGCATTCCGATTCTGCATCCAGGGGCAGATGTGATAGCATCTGCGATGACTATCAATTTGGACCGATGAGTTGCATGCGCAACAACGCCGGGGAAGAAGTACGCTTTATTCGTAATAGTTTTCTCGTTCAGGTCGAAAGCCCAAAAGAAGGTCGAACAGTGACCTTCTGGGTTTCTATCGGCCCAACTCCCATTAAAGCATGCTTCAAAGTGGTTAAGCAAAGCGGTCTCTATATCTGGATATGCCTTGAACAGGGCTTGTTTGAAGGCCGCCGCAGTTCCCTCGTTGTACTGATTTGTACCAGTACCAGCATCGGCTCCAATGGGTTCGATGGAATAGCGGATGGTGGGTTGGTCCGCGCCGGTGTGGAAGTCCCAACTCAGTTCGATGGGAGTATTGTCGTCGGTCATGAAACTCTCCCAGCGCGGAAGTTCCGACCAAGGGGCAACGCCTAAATATGGCGTAACAAGATTTGCAAATTGATGAAGGATACTAGTTTGGCTCTCATAACTGTACCCCGCACTATCTAGGAGCGCTCCTAGCATGTAGCCAACGGTTTGGTACCAGTACTGCTGATAAGGCTCAGAGATGCCCTCCCACTTAGTTTTGACTAAGTGCCATGGTTTGGCTTCTACTTGGAGGCTTTGCGAGGGAGTCATTTCCAGGCGAAGTCAGTTGAATGGTTAACAAaaatgctgatgatgaaatcTCTGCTGTTCAAACGCGTCCGCAGAGCACTTTATATAGGAATTCGTAAATCTCATGGCAGATCTGGACGCATTTCGCCAACACTTGCCACCAGAAGATTGCTAAAGCGGTGTAACATTGTACTGAGGATAAAACAAATGAGAAAGGCAAGCTGAAGGGGACTCGGGCAAATCCATCACATGCATCCAATATTCAGCTCGACatgctgctgaggctttTTCAGGATTGGAGCATTTAAGTTGATAGGGACACTCTGATACGCCCTGGGTCTGGCAGAATGAGACACATATGCAAGAACTATGATATGATTAGAGACACTTATACAGGAAGCATGGTCTGATTCAAGGTTTGCTTCAGCCTTCTCTATGAGCTAGAGTCATGACTATACACCTGATTTTGGTCCTGCAGCAGTTGCAATTTAATTCTAACTGTTAATAGTGTATGGTTGTGAATTAATtaagcttctcaaggttATTCAATACAATTGGCTTTTATGGGCTTCTCAGATGATGGTTGTAGCATTTCCTGTTCTTTTGAGTTATGCCGCTGTGCAATGAAGTTTGCCCGGTCTAATCACATAAACATGCAGCCACACCAGAACCAGTCTGCTGTAACGACCGAGAATACTTAAGAAAACAGAGGCCACTACAAGGTTATTAAGTCTCAGCTCGTCATGGAAGATAACTTCCGGTCCGGACTCCTGCGGCTGAGTGGTGGGATTAGGGATCGACTATCGAGTCCAATCACAGAATTATGGTGTCCACCTGCAGTCGGCAAGACACAACTTGGTTGAGTTTTCGATGCATCGATTCCCTTCTAGTGCATGTGAAAGCTCTGTGGAGTACTAGGCAGTACTTTCAACGACGTAGGCTTGGATGGATTCTGACACCCCTCAGAAGTCATTCTCCACAGGGTGTGAAACCGTTGGCAAAAGAACATGCTTTTCCCTTGCAGATGTACTACACCTCGGAGCCGCAGGGTGGCCGACAGGTAATCTCCTAGAACCAAGTCCGAGAAGCATGTTATCATTGTCTCTGCGTAGAAGCGTGATATACATATGTTTTGTACCGGGACCACAGGCCTCTTATCAGACCAGTGACGCGATTAAATTCGCTATTCGTTGTCAAACCAAGCTATATTCGATGCCTTGCAGGCACAAGATGCCGATATACGAGTCGACGAAGCAGATCCTGATTTACTAGGTAGGTGTTCTGGAGCGGCAGAGTGTCGAGTGTCACTTGCCGTACACCTCAGAGTCTACAAGTCATAACGTCTCGTTACTTGCTTCCGGCTCGATCATCGATATACTCCGACTTACGTTTATTTTGACGATCTCTCTAGTGTAAACATGGCACACATCACCTATATTGTTTAGCATCTGTTGTAATCACGCTGACGCACTGAGGTCGACCAAGATCCTGGCTATCAATGGCTTAGAAACACGCATATAATAACATTGTGCAACGCCACCTTTATCCTTGCAAAATAACAAGGTCATAATCAGCTCCAGAAACTTGCAAACTAAGCTCAATCGTGTCCATCCTGTCATCTATGTTATAAATCTCGCAGAGCTCGCTATTATGGTAAACCCCATAAATCCCCTTCTCAAGTCCAGAAAATCGGGGTCGAAGTCTATCGTTTTTAATTAGCTTTAGATAAATCAATGCTAAGTCCACTGTGCACGTACTCTATGGGCGTTCCGTCCCACGAACGTATTGTCATCGCAAGCGCCTTGCGTTTAACATCCCAAGTTCCCCGAAGGAAGTCGACACCGCAAGATAAGTCGACGTTATCCACGAATGGACTTGTGGAGAAATGTGAGGTTGTCCATGGATCCGAATACATCTTGCGCTGGCCCTCGAATACATTAAGCCGCCCATAAGCTATTCCAGCATTTCCGCTAAAAGCATCAACGTTCGGTAAGCTATCATTTCCAGGTGCTGATGTTCGAAAAGGGTAAAATAAACCCCCCTGGTCCCAAGTTGGGCTAAAGGTAGAATCGACAAAAGAGAGTAAGCCATCCAAAGTATCTTGATCTCCCAACTCAGATACCCATTGAACTACATACCCAAACACAGATGGTATTAACGGCCATACAGTCTGGGAGGTCTGTTCCTTGGAGGCAATCATCTCGGTTGCTTTAGCATAAGTCGAGGGCGCCATTGGATCTGCCCCCTCAGTCTTGACAAGCTCCCGAATCTGGAATGCTACCCGCGAGTTGCTTACGAGAACATGGTCAGAATTGGGTTTAGCGAGAAAACCCACAGACTGGCTCTTATAGGTATCGTGGGCAACAGAGGTATTCCAAGCATTCATGAATGCACCAGTCCTGAAGATCATTAGTAACGCTATATGTATGTTATCTTAGAATAACATACCAGGCAGAGGACCATATGTCTTCGGAAAGCTGCTTTCGGTCTTGCTTTACACTTAAGAATTCGATAAAGAGCCCATTATCCTGAAACATGCCCTTCGTTTTCCATGCCAATTTGTATTTTTCGATAACCTCTCGCGACACGGAGGTGCCATCTCTGACATCATTATAGTGCAACGCAATCAACTAAACTCGACATTAAATTCTCTGAGTGTTGCCTTCGGGATTTTGACGGTGAGCAACGTACCGGAAATTGGTTGCAATTGATGAAAATGCTATTCGGCTCGCAGCATACGCCCAGCCAGTTTTCCCGTTCCATCTCTGATATGATGGAGTTCTGTAAAGTTTTGCGGGTATAGCAAAATCTTTCAGGACCCATACCCCAGAACATAGGATCCCAATTAAACTCCAAGGCATCCTTCTCATTGTATTTATCGTCATCGAAGAGCATTGTATACAACGACACCATGAGGAGAAGGTGACCGGAGTACCATAAAAGTGTTAACGTCTGTCACATATTCTTAGAAGTCTCCCGTTTCTTACCATAATGTTCTCTTTAGTGACTGGATTTGCCCAGGGCTTTCTCAGTTCCGTAAGATCAGGATCGATTCGCTTTCCACTATGGCTTGTCATAAACCAGTATCCCCACACGTCGCGTAGTAGCATTTTGTGGATAAGCTTCTCCATTAAGACCTTGAATACAGACCTGAGGAGTGGCAGTCTGTGATAATGAGTCAATGCTGAGGCATATACCATAGTTGCGAGCTGGTAGCGATATGCATCGAGCCATTCTTGACCTGGCTTTTGACACACCATATGACGCCATTCGCCATCACGTTGAGTTGCCAAATTATGGAAATGCCGCAGATGACCGACTTGCTCGCGAGATAGCTTCGGATGGTTCGCTAAGAACGTCTCGTCGAGCGTGTTAGAAAAGTCATAGCCTTGTGACCCCAATAGTGTGGCTACATGTTTACTATGATCATCATAGCTAGGCGTAGCAGCTCTACATAGATATTGTTAGCATCGATTATTTGGATCTAGTGCGTTGGCTATGTAAAGACAGGTGATAGGGGGAAATAAACTCACTCGGAGTATGTTGAGTCCATTATATGGAAATTCTATTGATAAAGTTGGAATTTTATGCTAGGTAAATGCCTGGTGTGCAATAATTCCGACATCTAGCTGCCTCAGACATTCTTATAGCCAACTTAAGAACCCTAATACGAAGCAGGTTTTATGTCACAGCAGTTAATGGTACATCGTAGGTGAGCTGACTCTATTCAATCGGGTAGATTTGGCAAGCGTCGATTAGCGATTGAATGACGCTTACGTCAGGATTACCGCCGAGCTGCTTAACGGCCTTTCGACCATTGCTAGAAGGAAAGGGACATGTGTCGACTTCCATTTTATTGGCTCAAGTCAGGACTAGCATTTGGAAGGTGGTATGGCAGCTACAGACTGGAGATATGCATTTGGTATCTTGTGGATGGGGGGTCACCGGGGCTATCTCATGATATCGGAGTCTATCAGCTCAGAGTTCAGTCATGGTGATCTGATGCAAAGGAATAAGGGTAAAGAGTAAAAAGGAATGAGGGGGGGAGGGAGATTATCAAAAGAAAGAGGGAAGGGGAAAGAGAAAATAGAAAAGAGCGAAGAGTAAATTagaaagagcaagaactGCCTCTACATGGAAGCTCATGTGAGACCAAGCCACATTGGGTGAAGCTGGGAATAAGGTACCGGGCTTAATCGAGTGAACCGTGCCTCGCGGCACGCGAGCCGCCTGCAGATACACCAAAAGAGGATATGCTGTTCCTAACATACATTATGCCATTCCACTCTAAAACCATGTTTGAGATAAGTGGAAACCCATCAGGAAGTGCGACATGTCTCATGATTCTCTTAAGGCAGGCAGCATTCCGCTATTAATTTCAGAATGTGCATCTAGCATCCCGACTTGTCGAAAAAGCTCACCTACTGCTCGCCAAGTGTATTCTTGGCCCTGAAATTACAGGATTACGTACAACATAGAGCTCTCTTAGATAGGAGGAAAATAGTAACAATGATGACCGGTTTATCTCCGCCTTCCACGCCAGAATCTTCTCCTTTCTTCATTTTGCCCTCCATTCACCCAACATGCCGGCTGCATTTGGCGCAGTGGCATGATTGTGTAACCCTCGGGTTGTGACTGGTTATTCAGCTAGCAAGGGCAGACGGCAAACACTCCGTGCAGGACACAAGCATGCCACTCTATGAAATATAGTTAATACTTGGTAAGGATAAAGGCTTTTTGTCGCCCCGGTTCCACATTTCAGGTCCACTTATATACGTCTTATCTGGCCAAGCCCTTTCGCCTGACCCGCATGAAGGATGGCACACGGTACAAAGGTACTAGGTTTCCCATGTCACCCATTCTAGCATGGAGAAGAGGTATATAAGTTTATATGATAGGGTTAGTCTGTCTAGTGATGAAAGGACAGACTTCGGCTTCGAGCTTCGATCACGAGTACGAAGTCTGCCGGTATCCTCTTTCCAAGCTCGGAGCGGTGATGCTGGATAATTTGTTATCATACGATGATACCACAGCCAATTTTTCGTTGGTTATCCTTCCTCGGGAGCTCCTTGGTTCTCCACGTGTTTCGCGCGATTGGTTCAGAACTCTCTGCACGTGATGAGCCTAGCCATATATGAATGTTTGTGTAACAATAATACCTTGGAACGGGGAGATTTTAGACCCCGGAGGTTCGGTAAGTACCGATATGACAAGTACCCGAAAACGCCACATACACCCAACTGAGACCTACTCGGCAGGGTTTGGTCAGAGCCTCTGCTGGTGAAGCCTGGAATTACTCACCTTGGTCAACCGTGCTAACTTTGATAGGAAAGTGCCCGGCATCTGCAAATTGAGGCTTGTGCAGGGGGGTTCAAATATGTACTGTGTTAGGAGAGGATAACCAGATGTCATGATCTTTGAACCGCGTTTCGACAGAACTTGAAAATGTATATCCCTCATGCCCGATCAGACACAGGCCACGATACGAAATGATCAACGGAATGTCTTGATTCCAGGTCGACATGTGATATAATAGCTTATCATCTTGGCTCGGAAGACGCAGGGAGCGTTCTCATCTCCGATGGGAGGTCATAAGAAGAGTACTAACTACACTGCGTAAACAAGTGCATACAGTACAGGTACTCCAAATAGCCTCTTATATTGCGGTAGCCTATGTATCTATTCTTCTACTAATGCTAAAGTTTTCGGCTTTCTACAAATAATATCTTTGTATACATCAGCTTGTGACAACGATTCTGAAACCAATAACAGTTTAGCGTCACAAGGACGGACAAAATGGCGCTGTGACTGAAATCCGCCTCAAGTGCTTTTCGCCTTGTCTGAACGGCTAATCCTGATCATCAGTTGATCCTCGCGCTAGAGGTCGTGCTGGCCATAGCGCCGGAATGCGGTTCTATACATAAGATGGGGGGTCGGAAACTGATGTCGTCTCAAAGCTGATAAGATGTCTGAGACAGCAGGTCGTTACGTTCTCGTCGTACACCCTGCAAACAATCCCTCGTCGGAGGATCGCCGAGGATCATGGCAACCATCTGTGATACGCTATGCATGCAAGGACTACACATCCGAATTATGCTGCAGAAACCCTGATGCTCTAGGTCGAGTGACTTAATGGTCTTGTGCAAGAGTGTGTAGTCAATCTCCAGATATTCGATTAACTACGATACGTAGCATTGCGTCGTTGGAGTGATATTCCTGCCCACCTATGCTGGAAAAGTCATACTTCAAGCCAACGGGAATATTAGGGTCCAGCAGTTCTAAGATGAGGTCTTATGCAAGCTTTTGCTCGAGCATCGACAAGCGAACGTGGTTCAGCTCGGCTGCAAGAGTAATGACGCGTTGCTGTGGAAAGACTGCATGTGCTTGTCTTAAGTCGCTCTTGGGGGTTTCCCTTGCTGTACTACATTTCCCACACAATAGAAACGCAAAGTCGCAAGTAGACCTCCATCTGGTACGCGTTCTTCATGTTCGACACATCCGGACACCTTGCAACTGCGCTTGACATTATTGTCTTCCGATTTTCATTGTCGTAAAAGTCTTATCCTCCTCTTTTGCTGATCTTGATGCATCCTATGTTAATGGCTTTCATAGTGACGCCGACTGGTTATCTCGGCCGATGGTATTAGCAGTCATTGGCGAATGATAATGTGTGAAAGATCGGTTGACCAAGTGTGGCCTAAGGTTATTGTCTACGAGACGCTTTCATTATCCAATCCCCGCAAATGAGAGTGTGACAGCATCCTGCTGGTCAATTATGAAGCTGAAGGTTACATGTGAATCCTTTGCTGACCATATCAGCTGCGTATGTGATACTTCCTTGTTGTAGGCCACACAGCTGATGAATGATGTATCAATCGGCTATGCACATCGCCAAAGATATTACAATTCGGCCGTTGCCGGCATTCTACAGCCAATCTGACAATTTTGGGAGTATCTTACCCGTACAAGGAAGAGAGGTACGTACAGTAATAAGGCCAAGGGAAAACAGATGGCTGGAATATGCTCCATCGAATTAACGACAGTAGGAGCCATCAAAAGGTCCTAGTCattagtagtagtagtagtagtagtagtagtagtagtagtagtagtagtagtagtagtagttgttgttgttgtaaATCAGAATAAAACGTTCATCTTTAGTTAGTTTATTATAGTAGAAATATTAAATGGTGATATGCCTTGGACACCTGAATTTTACACTAGGTATAGGTTAAGTAGCACTTAGCATAATCAGTATGGAGCAAGTAGATGTCGTAGGTTGCATGAAGTCTTGAGGGACTTTTCTTTATCACATTTGCAAAATTGGCATGTGATAAAGCCTTAAGGGCTTTTTGTTTCTTTACTTTGTAAACTTAGCATGTGATAAACTGTCTAGAATCCAAGTAGGAGAGAAATGTATAAAACAGTCATCCTATCCAGACTAACTTTGCAGCAACAAAcagacaacaacaaacaGACAATAACCAAAAGAACaaactaaaaaaaaaacctgCACTTTTTCTTACATTCCCTTCACGTAGCCCTTACGCTACCAGTCCCATCAATCCCTCTCAGAAAATACGAGTTTCCTATATTGACCATGGCCAAACACACTGAGCAGGAGCCGATTGCCATTGTAGGCATTGGATGCCGCTTTCCGGGAGGCATAAATACAAAGGCAGACCTCTGGCAAGTCCTGTGCCAGGGCCTCGATGTCCTGACTGAGGTACCGGCTGATCGGTTTGATGTGACCGCCTTACACGATGACGACGTTAGGAAATACGGAGTCATTCGAAGCCGCAGGGGTGGATTCCTCGACAATATTTACGGGTTCGATGCCGAGTTCTTCGGTCTGTATCCTGGAGAAACGTCCCGGATGGATCCTCAGCAGCGGTTGGCTCTGGAGGCCTCTGTGCACGCCATCGAGGACTCTGGCACTCCGCTTCATCGTGTGGCTGGGTCACGAACAGGTGTGTTCCTCGGAACATTCATGTCTGACCACTTGAGTATGCAGACAGCCATGGAGCAGCGGGACAACATCAGCCCACATAGTGCGATGGGCGTGTCCAACAGCTCGATTGCAAATAGGGTATCGCATCGACTCGATCTACAGGGCGCCAGCGTAACTCTTGACACCGCTTGTTCCAGCAGTCTCGTGGCATTACATCTTGCCTGCCAGAGCCTGTGGACAGGTGAGAGTGAAGGTGCTCTGACTGGTGGCGTCAACGCTCTCCTTCGGCCTGAGTCTACAATCTTGATGACGAAGGCCGGGTTTCTTTCTCCAGATGGCGCCTGCAAATCATTCGATGCGGCAGGAAATGGATATGTCCGTAGCGAAGGTGCCGGAATGGTGTATTTGAAACCCCTTAGCCGAGCGCTTCAAGACAACGACAGAATCTATGCCACGATTCGCGGCTCACTGGTGAACTCAGACGGATACACTTCAGATGGATTCACGGTCCCAAGTCTGAAAGCACAGACCGCACTTCTACAGCGTGTATACTCCAACGCTGGGGTAGATCCTTCTATGGTGAGATATGTCGAAGCTCATGGGCCTGGGACACCAGTGGGCGATCCTGTTGAGGCACGCGCTGTCGGAGGACATATCGGGCTAGCGCGTGGGAAAGGGGATAAGTTCTTGTGGATAAGCTCAATTAAAGGCAACCTTGGCCATCTGGAGGGTGCCTCCGGCATTGCTGGCCTCATCAAGGCTGCACTCGTGGCCTATCATGGTGCAATTCCTCCTCAGGTAAACCACAGCATCCCTAATCCGGCAATCGACTTACAATCTCTCCGTCTCAAGATCCCGAGATGTATGATTGATCTAAAGCAAGACGTGGAAGGCGGGATCATGGTTGGCGTGAATTCTTTTGGGGCTGGCGGCACGAATGCTCATGTGATTCTAGAGCAGGCTCCTCCCATTGCTGGCGGCCAAACATCCCTCCACGACCCTCGGGTGTTTCTTCTGTCTGCACGATCGCTATCTGCTCTCAAGGAATTATCAGATCAACTTATTGATCATTTAAAGCATCAGCAGCCTAACCTAACGGACATCGCATACACACTTGCCAGCCGCCGAAGCCGCCATCGCCACATTTGTATTATCCCCGCCAGGCAACTCGACGAACTGTGCGATCGCCTCAGCCACCTGTCATCTGGGCGGACTCCAAAAGaggccttggccttggagaagaaatATGATAGACCTCGGGTTGCCTTCGCCTTTTCTGGTCAAGGTGGCCAGTGGTTCGGTATGGGTTTGGCCTTGGCGCAACAAGAACTTGTTTTCCGCGAGTCACTTACGGCGTTTGATGAAATTTTCCGGACACATTCGGGCATCTCCATCGTCCATGAAATATCAAAGCACCAAGATGAATCCCGCCTTAACAGCACTGCAATCGTTCAGCCTGCCATCGTGGCTATTCAGATTGCACTAGCAAGGACATTGATCTCATACGGTCTCGAGCCCGAGGCAATTGTAGGCCACTCAATTGGAGAGGTTGCAGCCGCGCATCTCGCGGGTGCGCTGTCCCTCGAGCAAGCTGTTACCGTTATTTATTATCGATCGAAGATACAGAACCGTGCTGCTGACCTCGGTTCTATGCTGGCTGTCGGACTATCCTCAACAGAAGCAGAAAAGATTATCTCCCGGAAGCAGGTTGCTAAGAGAGTTGCGGTTGCTGCTATGAATGGCCCTAAAATGACAACTATAGCTGGAGACTCAGCAGATCTGCAACTCATTGCAAAGGAGCTTGAATTGCAGGGGACTTTTGCTCGGTTTGTCAACGTGGAAGTCCCATACCACAGCCATTTCATGGACCCTCTAGAAACCGACCTTACAGACGCGCTAGCATCAATTCAAGGCATACCCACCAATATCAGTCTCTACTCCACTGTCGCAGCCTCTATCGAGCCTGGGACTCATCTAACTGGAAAGTACTGGTTCGATAATGTGCGAAAGCCAGTCCGATATGTCGAGACCGCCAAGAGATTGATTGACGACGGCTACAATTTTGTCGTCGAGATCGGCCCACACCCTGTCCTTGTTTCGGGGACTCGAGACATTGCCGAGGCTGCTGGACGCAAGGTTCACATCCTTCCAGCCATGATGCGGGGCAAAGACCTTGAGCCCTTTGCCATTGCTCTAGGAGCCGGGTATGCTGTTGGTGTCGATGTTCAGATTGATGTTTTTAATGGTGGAGGTGGTCATTTTATCGACCTCCCTATGTACCCCTTCCAACGGAAGCACTTCTCATTCGAACATCCAGAGGCTCAACAACGCCGACTTGGGATATCCAGGCATCCTTTCAATGGGGGTTTGACTAGCTTAAGCGATGACGGCCGCGGAAGTGTCCGACTCAGGGCTAGCACCGGTGTCTCTCCTTTCCTAGCTGAACATGTCGCTGATGGCACTATGATATTCCCTGCTTCTGCGCATATCGAGGCTGCTTATATGGCTGCGAAAGAGTTTATGCCACTCGCAGACGTCTGGTTGGAAGACCTCAAATTTGAACACCCTTTGGTGCTAGCCCCGCCCGAGGAATTCGCTCCTCAAGTCCTCCTTGAGATAACATCTATTGCAAAAACTTACACCATAAGTTCCCGACCAGCGGATTCTCCCCCCTCGACACCATGGCAGACTTGTTCTACAGGTCGAATCAATGCCCTTGATTCGATGCCAAACACCAGTGCCGAAGCACTAGAAAATGTCAGGTCCCGAGTTCAAGCTGGGAAAGCATTTGATAAAGAAGAATTCTACTCAACACTCGAACGATCCGGCCTTCGATATGGTGAGGCATTCCAAGGTATACAAGAGTTATGGCAACTCGGAACAGAAATCTTTGCCCACGTCAAGCTTCCCGAACCCCTTACTCATGACACAGCTCGATTTCGATTTCATCCTGCGTCCCTAGACGCTTGCCTACATACACTATTCGCCGATGTGCAATATCGTGGCGACGCTCGCTATGTGTATTTACCACACAAGATTGAAAGAGTGCAAGTTTCTGATACATATGGCGCAACAGAGGTTTTTGTATATACCAAGATTCAACACCATGACAGCAATTCACTGCGCTGCGATACACATGTGTACAACGCATCTGGCCGTGTAATCGCAACAATCATTGGAATGACAGTCAAACGCCTGCTAGGAGCACACATCCCTGAACCAGTTGAGTATGAAACTACTTTCCAGGAGGAATCGCGATCCACTGGCAACAGAACAGAGGCAGACTTTGCCAGTGTCTTGGTCCTCGGGAACAGAAGCTTGGAAGTCACTCAGCTTGCCCGAGAGGCATTCCCCCGGGCGTCAATCTCCCATAAACCTGTGACATGGATCGAGCGGTTCGCCGATAGCACTGCAAAAGACTTCAGACTAGACCGCCGGACGCTCATCGTGATATCAACGCTGACACCGTCGCCAGACCACGACCTGGTAGCACAGATGGGGTCTGTCGTTCCGACTCTCTTACATCTTTCCCACTGGATTCACCATCAAGGTGGAACCCCTACAGTGGCAGTACTACTTGCGGGAGCGTGCATGACACCGTCAGACTCACAATGCAACCCAGCCACGGCTGCGTTAGAGGCCGCGTTGCGTTTGATGGTGAACGAGCTTCCCCAATCGGACATCCGTGTCATTGACCTTCCCTTGGGCCAGAACGACTGGGACTTCCAGTCAGTTAAGGAGGAGCTCCTGTCTAATCGTCACGACCGTCATGACACTGTTGTCGCGAT
It encodes:
- a CDS encoding fatty acid synthase S-acetyltransferase, producing the protein MAKHTEQEPIAIVGIGCRFPGGINTKADLWQVLCQGLDVLTEVPADRFDVTALHDDDVRKYGVIRSRRGGFLDNIYGFDAEFFGLYPGETSRMDPQQRLALEASVHAIEDSGTPLHRVAGSRTGVFLGTFMSDHLSMQTAMEQRDNISPHSAMGVSNSSIANRVSHRLDLQGASVTLDTACSSSLVALHLACQSLWTGESEGALTGGVNALLRPESTILMTKAGFLSPDGACKSFDAAGNGYVRSEGAGMVYLKPLSRALQDNDRIYATIRGSLVNSDGYTSDGFTVPSLKAQTALLQRVYSNAGVDPSMVRYVEAHGPGTPVGDPVEARAVGGHIGLARGKGDKFLWISSIKGNLGHLEGASGIAGLIKAALVAYHGAIPPQVNHSIPNPAIDLQSLRLKIPRCMIDLKQDVEGGIMVGVNSFGAGGTNAHVILEQAPPIAGGQTSLHDPRVFLLSARSLSALKELSDQLIDHLKHQQPNLTDIAYTLASRRSRHRHICIIPARQLDELCDRLSHLSSGRTPKEALALEKKYDRPRVAFAFSGQGGQWFGMGLALAQQELVFRESLTAFDEIFRTHSGISIVHEISKHQDESRLNSTAIVQPAIVAIQIALARTLISYGLEPEAIVGHSIGEVAAAHLAGALSLEQAVTVIYYRSKIQNRAADLGSMLAVGLSSTEAEKIISRKQVAKRVAVAAMNGPKMTTIAGDSADLQLIAKELELQGTFARFVNVEVPYHSHFMDPLETDLTDALASIQGIPTNISLYSTVAASIEPGTHLTGKYWFDNVRKPVRYVETAKRLIDDGYNFVVEIGPHPVLVSGTRDIAEAAGRKVHILPAMMRGKDLEPFAIALGAGYAVGVDVQIDVFNGGGGHFIDLPMYPFQRKHFSFEHPEAQQRRLGISRHPFNGGLTSLSDDGRGSVRLRASTGVSPFLAEHVADGTMIFPASAHIEAAYMAAKEFMPLADVWLEDLKFEHPLVLAPPEEFAPQVLLEITSIAKTYTISSRPADSPPSTPWQTCSTGRINALDSMPNTSAEALENVRSRVQAGKAFDKEEFYSTLERSGLRYGEAFQGIQELWQLGTEIFAHVKLPEPLTHDTARFRFHPASLDACLHTLFADVQYRGDARYVYLPHKIERVQVSDTYGATEVFVYTKIQHHDSNSLRCDTHVYNASGRVIATIIGMTVKRLLGAHIPEPVEYETTFQEESRSTGNRTEADFASVLVLGNRSLEVTQLAREAFPRASISHKPVTWIERFADSTAKDFRLDRRTLIVISTLTPSPDHDLVAQMGSVVPTLLHLSHWIHHQGGTPTVAVLLAGACMTPSDSQCNPATAALEAALRLMVNELPQSDIRVIDLPLGQNDWDFQSVKEELLSNRHDRHDTVVAIRPGGRFVRRIIPLTAEEAEKRAMKKLPAQGGRYTCEPDQSGIIIRQQTSKNLGAEEVAIEVHAASLNFKDVMNERNLTSDLSVSGALSGQKLGLEVAGKVVDRGANVNDIQLGTKVMARVANGLGGFVTTDRCHVSPIPKQLTASQAASIPVAYVTAYYALVHLGKLTDKDTVLIHAAAGGVGGAAIQIAKLCGARILATAGNPKRRAWVLGQGVAAVFDSRSVSFYDDIKALTNDRGVDVVLNCLTGSLFSQSFACLAPFGRFLEIGTTDINRNTKLGVGQFSENRSFLAVDVDRMALQKPELHARVLKDVYTLFESGKLVPPPITEYPITQLSRALKSLSRSAVIGKVVMTMPENTTIEASVPTRLNLRADRSYLITGGASGLGLQIARFLAERGAKHLILVSRSGPKTAEDKAILLEMEASGVVITIEHADISNREMVASLFCKRDWPTIAGIVHCANVLRELYSYDTSMEDFWTVFNPKALGAWNLHLETKDMHLDFFVMTSSISSMLGLIGQFSYAASNQFLDSLAHYRQANGLPGLSLNYGVLGDFASMTRKSVETDKLMGILRSYGLYAMSLPMVLSAFERSILQGATQRMPLNINWSVFLRAHPHLLRDGAFFGLDAEESRNGDPASCGSFSSPPGPAPSEAIAETLRSRLAKILGVEVNQIALTEKIDQYAFDSITMTQIRGVILQEFRISFALMRLFQGPSLQEIANEVSVQMGNETNYLTNSENGSGSDDDHGMYDGLSVVSKWFVRGVPPVKTRGRLFLFHPMGTGASFFAPFLLDPPEGFDTVAVQLPGREGRNDEPVPSQMAEIVTGIVSEIGEIGAQDVFWGHSFGGVVAFETLRALKRRRSILPRLVVTGTIAPHLVRLWQKRDVLLRVMADDYSPDYMLAVSRYVDDANFFRALLPKMKKDMPFLMGYQYVEEDETLGVPITAFAARQDDVVYPDEIQPWASHTGDFRLFEVDGDHWFLHRNRDLLRQTLERMAI